The following proteins come from a genomic window of Brevinematia bacterium:
- the purE gene encoding 5-(carboxyamino)imidazole ribonucleotide mutase yields MKVGIIMGSDSDLEVMSEAAKVLEEFGVEYEIRVVSAHRTPEKMYEYAKTAEERGIDLIIAGAGGSAHLPGMTASMTTLPVIGVPVKTTSLNGLDSLLSIVQMPAGVPVATVAINNARNAGLLAIRILSIKYPELRQKLKEFRKKMEDEVNTKDDRLQEVGYRVYLEERK; encoded by the coding sequence ATGAAGGTGGGGATAATAATGGGAAGTGATTCGGATCTTGAGGTAATGTCCGAGGCAGCTAAAGTTTTGGAAGAATTTGGGGTTGAATACGAGATAAGAGTTGTTTCTGCTCATAGAACTCCTGAGAAGATGTATGAGTATGCCAAAACTGCCGAAGAGAGAGGGATAGACCTGATAATAGCTGGTGCCGGTGGTTCTGCTCATCTTCCTGGTATGACAGCGTCAATGACGACTTTACCAGTAATAGGTGTGCCAGTAAAGACTACTTCACTAAATGGTCTTGACTCTCTTCTTTCAATAGTTCAAATGCCGGCTGGAGTTCCTGTAGCAACGGTTGCTATAAACAACGCAAGGAATGCAGGACTGTTAGCGATCAGGATTCTTTCCATAAAGTATCCAGAGTTGAGACAGAAACTAAAGGAGTTTAGAAAGAAGATGGAAGATGAGGTTAATACCAAAGACGATAGGCTTCAGGAGGTTGGATATAGGGTATACCTTGAGGAAAGAAAGTGA
- the rimO gene encoding 30S ribosomal protein S12 methylthiotransferase RimO, which produces MQKLSGKKIFIETLGCAKNIVDSEKVAFLLVENGAEVVDDPESADIILVNTCGFIESAKQESIDYILTYAKLKEEFKGRREGGKKLVVFGCLAERYRKELVEEIPEIDLISGVRDYTALVNLLTEPGNNKFLDTAYEYRDIVFAEQEVRRLVNKELPYAYVKISEGCNHSCSFCAIPLIRGRQRSRSIESIVEEAKFLADSGVKELILVSQDTTSYGIDIYGRPKLPELLYSLSKVEGINWIRLHYLYPTEVSDEVISAIVEIEKVCNYFDIPLQHVSDRILKLMGRGGSKRKYIELIEKIRSKAEDSAIRTTFIVGFPSESAEEFRELEEFIKQVQFTWVGVFAYSHEEETQAFSLVDDVSKAVKMRRRNRLLRVQQEITQNSLKKLVGKVMKLIVDEVLDERNYIARSEYNSPEVDGAVHLMSAKGLRKGDFVESFIVKVVGYDLYARAI; this is translated from the coding sequence ATGCAGAAGCTTAGCGGAAAGAAAATCTTTATTGAAACACTAGGATGTGCGAAAAACATTGTTGATTCTGAGAAGGTAGCTTTCCTGCTAGTTGAAAACGGAGCTGAGGTAGTTGATGATCCTGAGAGCGCCGACATTATACTTGTTAATACTTGTGGTTTCATAGAAAGTGCAAAGCAGGAATCAATAGATTACATTCTAACGTATGCTAAACTGAAGGAAGAGTTTAAGGGAAGAAGAGAAGGTGGGAAAAAACTAGTAGTTTTCGGGTGCTTAGCGGAGAGATATAGAAAAGAGTTAGTAGAGGAAATTCCAGAGATAGATCTGATCTCAGGAGTTAGGGATTATACAGCGTTAGTCAACTTACTAACTGAACCCGGGAACAACAAATTTCTGGATACAGCTTATGAGTATAGAGATATTGTCTTTGCTGAGCAAGAAGTTAGAAGGCTTGTGAACAAAGAGCTTCCTTATGCCTATGTCAAGATTTCGGAAGGGTGTAACCACTCGTGTTCCTTTTGTGCTATACCCTTAATAAGGGGAAGACAAAGAAGCAGAAGTATAGAGAGTATTGTTGAGGAGGCAAAATTTTTAGCTGACAGTGGCGTAAAAGAGCTGATCTTGGTTTCGCAAGATACTACAAGTTATGGGATAGATATTTATGGTAGGCCAAAGTTACCAGAACTACTGTATAGTCTTAGTAAGGTTGAGGGTATTAATTGGATAAGGTTACACTATCTCTATCCTACCGAAGTAAGTGACGAAGTAATTTCTGCAATAGTTGAGATAGAGAAGGTCTGTAATTACTTTGATATACCTCTTCAGCATGTGAGTGATAGAATTCTTAAACTTATGGGGAGAGGAGGATCAAAAAGAAAGTATATTGAGCTTATTGAGAAGATAAGGAGCAAGGCAGAAGACTCAGCTATTAGGACTACCTTTATTGTAGGGTTTCCTAGCGAGAGTGCAGAGGAGTTTAGAGAGCTTGAGGAGTTTATAAAGCAAGTTCAGTTTACGTGGGTTGGGGTTTTTGCATATTCGCATGAGGAGGAGACACAGGCTTTTTCGCTGGTAGATGATGTGTCAAAGGCTGTCAAAATGAGAAGGAGGAATAGGCTTTTAAGAGTTCAGCAGGAGATAACTCAGAATAGTCTTAAGAAACTTGTTGGTAAAGTTATGAAGCTTATTGTTGATGAAGTTTTGGACGAGAGGAATTACATAGCAAGAAGTGAGTATAATTCTCCAGAGGTTGATGGAGCTGTTCATCTAATGTCTGCTAAGGGGTTGAGGAAAGGAGATTTTGTTGAAAGCTTCATAGTGAAAGTGGTAGGATATGATTTATATGCAAGAGCAATTTAG
- a CDS encoding CDP-alcohol phosphatidyltransferase family protein: MIYMQEQFRSKLILVNIFTLARVALFPVILVLVLSGGLVNILIAFFLFVIGALTDAFDGILARKYNVESKFGFIIDPIADKFLVLGTLLAISLVDYLMIPIWLFFVILFRDVIVSILKPISERWGFSIPTTLFAKVKTTVQFVGIILVFVYLIFVNLTVYSVSGNQLLSVEVFSLLPYYIVLFVAMVTIISGVEYLVLFVRGIRGVRNGGR; encoded by the coding sequence ATGATTTATATGCAAGAGCAATTTAGGTCAAAGCTTATTCTTGTCAACATATTTACTTTGGCGAGAGTAGCCTTATTCCCGGTGATACTTGTTCTTGTTTTAAGTGGTGGGTTGGTGAATATACTGATAGCATTTTTTCTTTTTGTTATAGGGGCTTTGACGGATGCTTTTGATGGGATTCTTGCAAGGAAATACAATGTTGAGAGCAAATTTGGTTTTATCATTGATCCCATAGCAGATAAGTTTTTGGTGCTGGGGACTCTTCTTGCAATTTCTCTAGTTGATTATTTGATGATACCTATCTGGCTTTTCTTTGTCATTCTTTTCAGGGATGTTATTGTTAGTATTCTTAAACCTATTTCCGAGAGGTGGGGGTTTTCCATACCTACTACGCTTTTTGCGAAAGTCAAAACGACAGTGCAGTTTGTAGGGATAATTCTTGTGTTTGTCTACCTAATTTTTGTAAATCTTACGGTTTATTCAGTTTCGGGAAACCAATTGCTTTCGGTTGAGGTATTCTCACTTTTGCCTTACTACATTGTTCTCTTTGTGGCGATGGTGACTATCATTTCGGGTGTTGAGTATTTAGTGTTGTTTGTGAGGGGAATCAGGGGTGTAAGGAATGGGGGAAGGTGA
- a CDS encoding HAD hydrolase-like protein: protein MSFRNRILFLYDIDGTLVKLDGGRLVYQKVLSETLRKDISLEHIDWLGTTDVEVIHKILCDNGFAGKQLVTKMFEVFEKASELFREMIEKNPEKLRALPYAKETTEWTYKNYYNCLLTGNIRKIAYMKLSPFGMDKYFPVGAFGDEKKSRTKLVPIAIKRSMKHYNTSFDEFFIIGDSHRDTITARENGIRSIIVTTGKMSKEELEKFAPDFLIDSLSELPKIVAQFTDSPSPIPYTPDSPHKQH from the coding sequence ATGTCCTTTAGAAACAGAATACTTTTTCTTTACGATATAGATGGAACCCTAGTCAAACTAGATGGCGGAAGATTGGTATACCAGAAAGTTCTCTCAGAAACCCTTCGCAAGGATATATCCTTAGAGCATATTGACTGGCTTGGTACTACCGATGTAGAAGTAATTCACAAAATTCTCTGCGATAACGGATTTGCAGGAAAACAGTTAGTTACAAAAATGTTTGAAGTTTTTGAAAAAGCCTCTGAGCTATTTAGAGAAATGATAGAAAAAAACCCTGAGAAACTTAGAGCACTACCATACGCAAAAGAAACAACTGAGTGGACATACAAAAACTACTACAACTGCCTACTCACTGGAAACATAAGAAAAATTGCGTATATGAAACTCTCACCATTCGGTATGGACAAATACTTCCCAGTAGGCGCATTTGGAGATGAAAAGAAAAGCAGAACGAAGTTAGTGCCAATAGCAATAAAAAGATCAATGAAACACTACAACACAAGTTTTGACGAATTTTTCATAATTGGAGACTCTCACAGAGACACAATAACCGCAAGGGAAAATGGAATAAGGTCAATAATAGTTACCACAGGCAAAATGAGCAAGGAAGAATTAGAAAAATTCGCTCCAGACTTTCTGATAGATTCCCTCTCCGAACTTCCCAAAATAGTAGCTCAATTTACTGATTCACCTTCCCCCATTCCTTACACCCCTGATTCCCCTCACAAACAACACTAA